A region of the Pseudonocardia cypriaca genome:
GAGCAGGGTGATCGACTCCAGCTCGCGCGCCAGCGACCAGCCGGCACCCACGCCACGCCGGGACTCCACGAGCCCCGCCTTGCGCAGCTCGCCGAGCAGCCGCCTGATCACCACGGGGTTGGTGTTCGCGCTGCCCGCGATCTGCTCGGACGTGGCCACCTCATGGCCCTGGCGCTGGTAGTGGCCGATCCAGGCGAGCGCGTGAGCGGCGATGGTCAACCTGCTGTTGGCGCTCACGAACCCTCCCCTCGGCCGTAACGCGCCATGTTACGACCGCCCTGTCGTAACAACAACAGTTGCTACAGTCAGTCGTAACAACTAGTGTTACGACTACGACTGATCGAGCAGCGAGGTGGGAAGAATGAACGGATCGCTCAACGGCAAGGTCGCCCTGGTCACCGGAGGGTCTCGCGGACTGGGAGCCGCTACCGTCAGGCTCCTGGCCGAGCAGGGCGCCGACGTGGGGTTCACCTACGTCAGCTCGGAGAAGCAGGCACAGGCCGTCGTCGACGAGGTGCGCGGCACGGGCGCGAAGGTCGCGGCCTTCCGGTCCGACCAGGCGGACACGAGCGGGGCGCCGGCGCTGATCGACGAGGTGGTCGCGTACTTCGGCGGCCTGGACATCCTCGTCAACAACGCGGCGATCGGTGCGCAGGGCCGCGTGGACGACCCGGACGCCGACACCGCCGCGCTGGACCGCATGCACGCCACGAACTACCTCGGCGTGATCGCGATCATCCGGGCCGCCTCCCGGGTGCTGCGCCCGGATGGCCGCATCATCACGGTGAGCTCGGGACTGGGCACCCGGGTCGGCGTCCCCGGCCTCGCCGACTACTCGGCGACCAAGTCCGGGATCGAGCGGTACACCATGGGCGTCGCTCGCGACCTCGGACCCCGGGGCATCACGGCCAACGTGGTGGAGGCCGGACTGATGGAGAGCGGGATGGAACCGCCCGACCCCGAGACCCTCAAGGCGATGCTCAGCGCACTGTCATTGCAGCGCATGGGCCATCCGCGGGAGATCGCCGCCGCGATCGCCTTCCTGGCGAGCCCTGCCGCCTCCTACGTCACGGGCGCGGTGCTGGACGTCCACGGCGGCTACAACGCCTGACCCGAGGCCGTTCTCGTGGGCGGGCTACACGTTGAAGCGGAACTCGACCACGTCACCGTCGGCCATGACGTAGTCCTTGCCCTCCATCCGCACCTTGCCCGCGGACTTGGCCGCGGCCATCGAGCCGGCCTCGACGAGGTCATCGAAGGAGACGATCTCGGCCTTGATGAACCCGCGCTCGAAGTCGGTGTGGATCACGCCGGCGGCCTGCGGGGCGGTGGCGCCCTTCTTGATCGTCCAGGCGCGCGACTCCTTCGGGCCCGCGGTGAGGTAGGTCTGCAGGCCGAGGGTGTGGAAGCCGGCGCGGGCCAGCGAGTAGAGCCCCGGCTCGTCCTGGCCGATCGACTCCAGCAGCTCGCGGGACGACTCCTCGTCCAGCTCCAGCAGCTCGGCCTCCACCTTGGCGTCGAGGAACACCGCGTCGGCGGGCGCCACGAGCGCGGCGAGCTCCTTGCGGCGGCCCTCGTCGGAGAGCACGGCCTCGTCGGCGTTGAAGACGTAGAGGAAGGGCTTCGTGGTGAGCAGCGACAGCTCGCGGAGCGGCTCCCGGTCGACGCCGGCCGCGAACAGAGTGGTGCCGCCGTTGAGGATCTCCACGGCACGCTCGGCCGCCTCCAGTGCCGGGCGGCGGTCCTTCTGGGTGCGCGCCTCCTTCTGCAGGCGCGGCACCGCCTTCTCCAGGGTCTGGAGGTCGGCGAGGATCAGCTCGGTGGAGATCGTCTCGATGTCGCTCGCCGCGTCGATGCGGCCCTCGACGTGCACGACGTCCGGGTCGTCGAACACGCGCACGACCTGGCAGATCGCGTCGGACTCCCGGATGTTCGCGAGGAACTTGTTGCCGAGCCCCGCGCCCTCGGACGCGCCCTTCACGATGCCCGCGATGTCGACGAACGACACGGTGGCCGGTACCGTGCGCGCCGACGCGAACATCTTCGCCAGCACGTCGAGGCGCGGGTCGGGCAGCGGTACCACCCCGACGTTCGGCTCGATGGTGGCGAACGGGTAGTTCGCGGCGAGCACGTCGTTGCGGGTGAGGGCGTTGAACAACGTCGACTTGCCGACGTTGGGCAGCCCGACGATGCCGAGGGTGAGTGACACGGGGCTCCAGGGTAGTCGCGTTAGCGGCGACCACCCCTGGCCCCGGGGTAAGGGTCTCCCCGAGGCCGATCGGGGGGTTGCCCCGATGGTGCCCGTGATCTCGGGACGGCAGCGTGACCAGCGTGATCAGCTGCCAACCACCGCCGTGCTGACGGCCCTCCTCGACACCGTCGCCGGCTGGCCGATACCCGTCGTCCTGACGGTGGCGAGCGCGCTGCTGATCGTGGAGAGCGGGGCGCTCGTCGGCATCCTCCTGCCCGGCAGCACGCTGCTGGTCGCACTCGGGCTGTGGTCGCACACCGCGCCGCACGTGCTCGTCCCCGCCGTGGTCGCGGCTGCGGCCGCGACCGTCACCGGCGCGCATCTCGGCTGGTTGCGAGGACGGTCCGGGGCGGCGGTCGGCCGAGCCGGCAGCAGGCTCGCCGCGCCCCGCGTCCAGCGGGCAGGCGCCTGGCTCGCCGAGCGGGGCCCGCCGGCCACCGCGTTGCTGCTGGCGTGCGGCCACTGGGCCGCGGCCGCCCGGCCCGTGCTGCCACGCGTCGCGGGCGCGGCCGGGGTGCCGTACCGCACGGTCGGCCCGGCGCTGGTCGTGTCCGGCAGCGGATGGGCGACGACCCTCGTGCTGCTGGGCAACCGGGTGGGCGCGTTCGTGGTCACGACCGCGGCCTGGGTCCCGGTCCTGCTGGTGGTGCTGGTGATCACGGCGCTGGTGCTCCACTCCCGCATCGGCGACAAGGCGATGCGCCGCTCGGCGCGCCCGTTCGGCCGTTCGCGGAACCGGGATAACGCGGGCGGACCCGGTCCGATGGTCTGAGTGGACCTGCTGCTGAATGAAGGGTGTCG
Encoded here:
- a CDS encoding Rrf2 family transcriptional regulator, with product MSANSRLTIAAHALAWIGHYQRQGHEVATSEQIAGSANTNPVVIRRLLGELRKAGLVESRRGVGAGWSLARELESITLLDVYEAVEPGPLFAMHRATPDQGCVVGHGIRPAMQGIYGGIEETLRAELARVTMEDVLRDVLAVPR
- a CDS encoding SDR family NAD(P)-dependent oxidoreductase → MNGSLNGKVALVTGGSRGLGAATVRLLAEQGADVGFTYVSSEKQAQAVVDEVRGTGAKVAAFRSDQADTSGAPALIDEVVAYFGGLDILVNNAAIGAQGRVDDPDADTAALDRMHATNYLGVIAIIRAASRVLRPDGRIITVSSGLGTRVGVPGLADYSATKSGIERYTMGVARDLGPRGITANVVEAGLMESGMEPPDPETLKAMLSALSLQRMGHPREIAAAIAFLASPAASYVTGAVLDVHGGYNA
- a CDS encoding DedA family protein; this encodes MVPVISGRQRDQRDQLPTTAVLTALLDTVAGWPIPVVLTVASALLIVESGALVGILLPGSTLLVALGLWSHTAPHVLVPAVVAAAAATVTGAHLGWLRGRSGAAVGRAGSRLAAPRVQRAGAWLAERGPPATALLLACGHWAAAARPVLPRVAGAAGVPYRTVGPALVVSGSGWATTLVLLGNRVGAFVVTTAAWVPVLLVVLVITALVLHSRIGDKAMRRSARPFGRSRNRDNAGGPGPMV
- the ychF gene encoding redox-regulated ATPase YchF; the protein is MSLTLGIVGLPNVGKSTLFNALTRNDVLAANYPFATIEPNVGVVPLPDPRLDVLAKMFASARTVPATVSFVDIAGIVKGASEGAGLGNKFLANIRESDAICQVVRVFDDPDVVHVEGRIDAASDIETISTELILADLQTLEKAVPRLQKEARTQKDRRPALEAAERAVEILNGGTTLFAAGVDREPLRELSLLTTKPFLYVFNADEAVLSDEGRRKELAALVAPADAVFLDAKVEAELLELDEESSRELLESIGQDEPGLYSLARAGFHTLGLQTYLTAGPKESRAWTIKKGATAPQAAGVIHTDFERGFIKAEIVSFDDLVEAGSMAAAKSAGKVRMEGKDYVMADGDVVEFRFNV